ataaagttaaTCTTAAAATGGGCCAATCCAATTGCAGCGCTTCGTCCTATCTCAGCTAGTTGACAGAATTGTTTTGAAGAATTGTTCTAAGTATTTCACGTCTATTGGTTGTATGGTTGTTTCTGTATTCTGTTTCCAGTTTAAAAACATTTGGGTATTCCAATGACCTTATGTTACGGGCACCGATGCTTGACGTGACGCGTGGATACCCCGCGTCCGTTACATCTGCCCATTGTCAAGGTTGAAAGGATTCATTAGTTGCCGTATACTGATTTGTGTAATTACTTGGAATTATACTTGAATATGTGTTATGGATAACGGTACTTAATGCTGTGGAAGTaggttgaaattttaattacatggTTGAAGGGATATTTTATAGGCGATCGTATTATCTTCCCTTTCAACACAGCTGCTGGACATTTTGTGTCTCTGACCATATTGTGGACCTAAAGCAAGCAAAGTCTACTCAGACAGTCAAGTTGATCTTTTTGTGACAACAATGATCATAGTATTTCATACGTTAATCAGTCGTCCTGAAAAACCCGTTTAAACTAAATGTATTGGCCTTGGAGACTAGAATGCATAATACATACTTGTTTGATCTTAACGACCTACTATTACCCAAATGTAGTCGAATGCCTCTAAACATTTAACGAACACCCACAATTGCATAAAACCTTCATTGAGAATCGTAACACACTAAGTTTCTATATCAACAACGTCTTCGTGACAATTAACACTTCATACTGTGTTAGTAGTCACAGTCTCACTACCATACATTCTCCTAAGACCATTTTTTCCATACATTCCTTTGACGAGACACTGGTTGTCCGATATTTCTCCTTTCCCACATACAATGCGATAGCAAGTGTTTCCTATGAATTAAACATAACATTGTACATAGGGTGAAATCGTAACgcattatagattttataaatagaaagtGGCCCAAATCGATTTAAAGCCTCATGTGCGTCTAAATGTATGAATGTGAGAATGGCGATTTGTGAATGTTCGCCTTTGCATATTAAATGTAATCTATAATATCGATTATTGTGATCGAATAGCATCGATATGATTTATGTATGCATGCTCGATTGCCCGTGCTCATAATTGATGTTATGACAAAGAATTATGACGATAAATTGGTATATCATCCATCCATCACGTACGTGTATTTTGAAGTAGctataataaagattttaacgctgtcatttttgtgttcaaatatTTCTCCTCTAATTTTATAATGCTAGTTAATCTAAGACTTATCATTCGCCTGTGATAacgttttaatttgttatttttggaaacatgtttttgaaattttagtGACGATACACACATTATTAAACCTGTTAAGAATACATTTTGGAAAAAGAAATAGACATGGTACTGACCTCTAATAACGGGACCAGGATAGGAACAATCTGGAGGATTCTGCATgcccaaaattaaaaaaaagtgaagtaaagttataataagtaaatatgaaCCCTTGATAAGGATTCCCTTAAAACCTTTTACATAATTTGACATTCTGACCAAAcactaaaatattgtttaaatgttaattaatattagaagcgaaagtacctacttaaagctagaagatttaattatattcttatttacctatttatttctatttccaATAAGAAATTATATTCCGACAACTTTACTGCGCAATGACCGGTTCTTATTCCaatcatataaatattaacacatTGTAAATATTACGCCGTCTATCGTCTTCTTAACCTTGAATATAAATGTCGGAGAATGAGTCtagattttttatgttttttcctAATAAATGTCGAAAGCAATGTAAAGATAAATTTTCGTAAAAGACAAATGTCAGATGACCACTGGAGCAAATAAAATAACCCAATTAAGTATCCCTAAATGGCTaaaattagaaagaaaattGAAGTAGGCTCAGATGGAGATGACGAAGTTGAGGACTATGAAAAACCAGCAGATCATAGAACTGGGCTAGAGGGTCAATAGAGGGAGTAGAGAAAGAATACTTTATCCAGTAACGCAActagaatacattttaatagctATGTTCTATGCATGTAGCTTTTATGTAAAATCCGTGTTTCCCATTAAGATTTCAAGAGCCAAGAATCATGTTTCCACACCCTAAATATTTAGCCACCATTTACCATGTCACCCTAAAAACGAAGCCTACAACAACTACTCTTTCTGATATAGAAATCAAGATCGTTTCAATCTAAACGAACCTAATGATTAGTCAAGAAATTAAACCTTCTACTCTACTGACCCACTTTCGCTTACATAAAAAAGGTCCACTATTTACTACAGCCAGTTGTTTCTAACCATCACGTCCGATCCCAGGGGCCTTCCACCAGATCTTGATGCAAGTCTTTGATgattgttaaaaagagatgcAGCTATACGCCGGCGTATACACTGTCTCGCTCACACACCTTTAATGTTCTTAGTTAGACATCATGGTATGGACCCCCCGATGCTATAGACCGTTACCGAGGGATGGCATGTGGAGAATTTCCGCGCCTGCGCACTGGCTCGACCATATGCCATCATGTGATGCGTCAGTAActacctatttataaatattacagcaatatttttatgcatAGTAAACCTTTTTGCCTTGAAcggtttttgttaaattgttgtGTGGTTGACGTCAAGTACTTTGTCGTAATTGACTCTGAAGAATACGATTATATTTGTCGAATTATTAATATACAAGGGTCATatatttattcactttaaaaGTGAGAGAGTTTAGGTACCTAATTCAAATTGTTTGATTGGcgctaaaatatatatttgcaaAATCGAGCTGTGTAatgttaacaaattaatttcatgcTGTAATCATGAAGGACGTACAAAACGTGTTACATGTTAAAACCTCCTTGTTAGTCATTTGATCAAGAATAAAAAGCTCGGCCAGAATTACGTCATTGCAATCCGCAGTCACCACGTGTGATATTTGCATTTCCGCAATGCAGTAGCAGAATCTAAACAATCATTATTTAACACGTAATcttcgtttattttaaaaacacttcTACTAAAATTTGAATACAACACCGCCTGTCATTGCACAGCCTAAAATAATCagaaaataagatattttaattcCGTGTGCATCAGACCATGTAATATTCAACTATAATAATGAAACTTTCGTCGCAAATTGTTTTCACCGCTTAATGTCAGTTGAAAACCGGACACGCGATATTAGATCGTGAGATCATAgctatcttgttttttttttaatatgaggtTCGAGTATCTTGATTTAGCGGTCACAAAGGCTATTCCCAGACgattagtatttgtttttactttctaGGGTTTAATAACCTGTTGAAGCTGTATTTAGATGCTTTAAAAGAATCTTGTAATCAATCTGGTGGTATGAGAGTATGATTGCCAAGTCAAAtgtcgttttgttttaataccgGCATGAAgcaatgtattatttttgaatttattaattgctAAAAAGGTTGAAGGGAAGCAGTACACCGGCCTTAACTCTGACGCCTGGTGCAACAGCCGCACAAAAAGAAAGAGGTCTGTTTTCGGACCTTTTTTCTAGGTCTTTAGATAGACTAATAAAGCGGCACCAGGACTATAGCGAGAAATGTTTAATACCTTAATCCCTTCTTGCATGAAAGTTTGCATATAGCtaggttttaagtaaataacgTATCGGATGAACTGAACACCTTCAACTttcttgaagtcggttaaaaataaatatatctcaTCTGCGTGTAAGTGTATTCTTAGAAGTCTGTTGTTTCATGGTCAAATCGGTTTTCAGCAAAATCCGATGAGATTTAAAGCTGACGTATCTTGGTAGTAAGAACTGATTTCATACAGTGTGCCTTTGTTAAAACTCTGCAAGTAAATGAATGCTCCAACAGCCTCTGCCATAATAAATGAATGTTGTATAGCTTCCTAATGAAGATGACTTCATATAATGATGATTTGAGCTTGTCCTTAAACGCTTGAAGCGAACCAACGAAAATACttccttaaaataatttcttgatAATTCGcgttacaaattaatttcattacgAGACACTTACAGTGATAAGCCACTTATTATTATGCAACTCGATATCTCCAGTaagttcaatttgtttttacataattactaaatgaaacgtttttaaaagtaaatgggTATccggaaacaaaataaaagccgGTTTCAGTATTCTTATCTAAACAGACATTGCTAAGTGATCCAATTTAATCCGCGTACTGCGACGTGATTTTAACCGGTGTCAATTTAcattcttaataaaattttgattcgCGGAAGTTTactaaaattatcaatttcacTTTTACTTTAATGCAGTAAAAACGATATTAAAAGCAATCATTTTGCGACTTAAACAagattatataataattatgtaagaaaTGTAACAAGGATTTGGATTAAATTCAAACTCTCGATCGTTGACCTTGGGTGTGATTCGCCCGCAAATTCCCAGATTTGAATCTGACGCGTTAAAAATAAGAGCTTATGGAGTAGACGCTCTTATTTGTAACgcgtaagaaataataattacataataaacaaaaccaaatGCGACCAATTAAAATGCacttaataattaacaatagtAAACCTtcataacgtatttttttattttattgtttcagattTTCTTAAAACCCGTGCGAAGATACGTTAAAGGGAAACGGTTATGACGGTACCAGATGGTTCTAACAATGGCGACAGAAACACAATCCCACAACTTGAATAGCtagaaaacataataaaaacacgACGTCAATTAACTCAGCTATGTGAAAAATAATGTGatataacgccatctagcggaTTCTTGATGAACTAAGTAGTGAAAGTGGTTGGGTTTTTAAACAAGCAAGATGAAGTTGAATTTGTTTAAACGGTCTATGATATTCGCGACGTTTTTTGGGTCGTGTTTGTGTATAGCGCTGATCGTGGCGTCTTTGGGTACTACGCATTGGATAGATGCGCGTGCGCGGCGTACCTCGAACCCCTTGGAGTCGGAGGGAAGAATCAGTTTTGGACTCTTCGAGGGCAGAAAAGAATTGAATCCAGGATATGGATTGAGAGTCAGAGATTTTAGTGGTGAGTAAGCTGcaatatattaatatgtttgataatataagtatatgtatgttatatGAGATATTTCGGACTATCAGGACACTGTAACAGATAACTTCTTTGCTAAGATTTCGCCCATTTGAGAAACAACTGTTATGACTTTCTTATTGCTCTTGTAGCCATGCAGTCCTTTTAGGTATTAGACAATATGACTCAAACTTTTTCTCATCAAGAGAACGCTTCTTTATAAAAAactctaattaaaataacagattGAGACAAAACTATCTTGGCTCAAATGACAGTATGTTTTAGCAAGCTACCATAAGCATAATATAATAGTAGAAAATCGCTTATTGATCTCAAAGTGCAAcagtttttactgttttatgaGACCCAACCTAGCTTACAAGTTTTTATACacctttcttaaataataaaaaaataaatacattggtGTTTGATCCCAATGCTGCTGAAAAACTAAACCAATGCATGTACGAGcttattcaaaatgtttataatacaaGACACTATATGTATTTCACCATCTAACAACATCCTGTATAATCTCATCTTAGTTTAAAAACCAGAACAACAATACTCGTCATTGCTAAAGCTTTGATAAGATCAGATTGCATGTTGTAATCCATTCAAAGTCATTGCGTTTGACAAACGCCTGTACCATCATAGTTCCTAACACTCCTTTGAGTAAGACTTGCTGTgcaagcgtgacagcgcactgcACTGTAGACTGCGTCTCTTTTCAACActtgcaataatataaatttatgaggTGTTGGTAGGTGATCAGGTTTATGATGAATGTCTAGATTATGTTCGTTTAATGTCACATTGTCTGCATAAGTAATGGACTTGTTTTGTCTTATTAGCTAAGGCATGTAACTCTACCATTTTTATGTCTCGTAAGTTATATGAAcattacaattgttttaatattgtctatTGGTGGGACAGTGAAGTTTTTAAGAGCTTACTATGCtcatcatttattaaattaattgacttttttattgtattaaaattcatCTAGATACGCGGTAGCGTGTCAAGCCAACTTCAAGTAAAATTTGTTTCTTAAGTTTAGGATTTGAAGCTACAAACTTGGACTTGGCAATCCAGCTGTCAAACCAACTCGATCCCAAATGACTaggaataacaaaataataattctatttcaaaaaacattaccTAACCAtcgttttttatcattttcagtAAAGGCCGGCACCCACCCATCCCGGCGATGGGCGTGGTGCGGTACAGCAGCGCTATTGGCCGCGTCGCTACTGTCTGCGGGCGGCGCGTGTGTACTCGCAGCGTTGGGATCAGCCGCGAGAGCGCGCTGTCCGCCGCGACCGTTACTTGTCAGCAACTCTTTAGCAGGTGACTGTTTTTTGTCACTGTATTgcactgggccccaattctgcaatttacaatggccgatggatgaatgaaaattggcttaaaattgcacttcgtattctcttaagcatttttcctactcaaacattggaaatttagtatgagacggtacactcaaggtcaatacaatgaattttcaattattgtgttggcataatgctgagagtaggaataatttcaaatttaatccaattgccattcattcattggccaatGTAAATgtcagaatcggggccctgttagGCGAGTGGTTGAACATATCACGCTACAGAATGTTAGTGATGTGTCATGGGTTTGATCCCTGCGAAgaagaagcatttgtgtgatccacgaatgcttgtcctgagtctgggttgTGCATGTAACTGGAATTTTTGGGAAGCTTTTGGCGAACaactatttaagaaaaaatatgttcgaAACCATTTCCACGATGGCAGCTTGTGCGGCTGGTGCAAAATCGGTTGCAATCTATGAGTGTGGATCATCACGATTGCTCATTGTGGATTTGCGATTACAGATTCCCTTACGACTGTTTAGTTAAGGCACAATATACGTAAGACCAATACTTTGTTTTTCTAATTGTACCTTATCACTTTTCAGTGCTATTCAGCCTTGGAGCGATAGCAGTATGGCTGACGGAGTACTTCTTAAGGTTACAACATAACGTCATGTCAGATGAGGACCTCGCTAATACCTGGACTTCAGACGAAACCGCTGACCTTGGACTTTCCTTCTGGTAAGAATTTTCataggtttgtttttaaaaaaaaagggatTGTTCTTAAAAGTTACGCCATCCACATGTACTCTAGTTTATCAAATatcttttcttaaaaacaaGCTGGATGTACAAAGAGAAATAATAGGAAAGAGGCCTTTGTTCCAGTGGAAAATCTCTGGTTAAATACAGGTAAAATACTATGCATTGCTTTGTTCgcaggtaaaataattttatacagtaATAAAAGGTCTTCATACAagttacttgaaaaaaaaatcaaaaatgaacaccaagtaaattatgtttttttttacgtacgAAGACAGCCTAAGAACTAGCTTTCTAAGAATGCTTGAGCAGTATAAACgatatacattttcatttgtattatCCACCCTTTGTTAAAATTCACACTGTGATATCCCACTATCTTTACCATTCCGCATGTCAGTGACAAAGCTAGCTTTACCTCATACTGTAACTTTTAGCATTTCGTTCCGCACATATTCTTAatcatcactatttattttccaGGCTAGTGGTAGCAGCAAGTATTGCGGCATTCGTCAACAACATTTGCATCCTCATAGCGATGGCCGACGGCCGCGACATCGACACGATAGCACCTGCCTTAGAAGAGAAAGTCAATGGAGCTATTATGTTGTACTAAGATATATTAAACCCCTGTCGAACCTAGATAATACTTTAGActggcaattaaaaaaaagtatgtaatggGTTGCTCGACAGAATTAATGACTTTAACTAATCTAAGTTGAAAATTGAACCCGCACAAAGTGATGCCTAGCAAAGGGGAAGCAGAGAACTCCCCCCCTCTCATAATCTCAGCTCAGCAGTGAGACAACAttgacttataataataaaaataatgttggaCTACCGATTTGACATAGTAGAAACAACTTCTGGGTGTTGTTGCCCGGAAGTTGCTGTTACTATCTCTATCTCGAGCCCAGCTAAAACATCCCACTGCTGCGCCAAGGCCTTACTCTTAGAGAAGAACTTAGTAAGGATATTCATGTTCATGTAAAAGAAGCCAGTTTattgtgttataataatagCCATTAATTGGTTCAGTCGGTAAGTAGTAGTAGTACTTAATTTTGACAGCTCTGTCggtaaaggaatatttaaataagcgccatctattgattAACATAAATGACAGTATTTTTGACACATAATACGAATCTCAATGTAAAACCCCACTTCGTTTCACCTCACtaatgttttaaagattttaactGAGTATAAGACGCCTATAGGGTCTATGTTTGTTGCCTTTGACACTTTTTGAACAGAATTAGGTCTAGCCACAATACAAAGGtttaatatattaacataactttaagATGTTAAGGCTGAATGTTAGTACATAAGCTTGTTATTAATAGTTGTGAATTAATCCGTCCAATTAGGATAACGTTGTACATTCTATATTCTATACTTGTAGTACCAACTGCGTGTCATTGGTAACAGGAATCTCAACCTTATTGTATCAGTTTATAAGTGTCTTTCTACAAGTGGTATCTCTTTTTTACACGATAAGTAATAAGGAATGTATTGTGTCGCGTAAGAgtgtaatccttgtgtcgcggagggtttacaaacattcaagtcacatggcACAGggacaaagacacccagactcagaaaaatcattaatttgtggatctcacaaatgcttgtcctacgcggggctTGACACTGCTAGTCTTCGCGCATAGTGGGTTAAGCGATCCGCGTTATACTCACGTTGACTGAAATAAAGCTtttcaaatattagaaaaacattttttttataaatttttagttatCGCTCGTAGGAGTATCACTTCTACTATTGAGACATTAGCTGTTTGTTTAAGGGGAGATGACAGTGTTGCCGATGATACGCAAACGACTTTATGTagtttaattagtattataCAAAAGGGTATTTAATCACAAAATCTAACTAGTCCGTCGGATATATACccaaaaaatacgaaaacattttttataataactttcatgaggcggattcttaattatttatttagcaaggGAACCCTTACTAAAGAGTTTTATCAGGTTAGACGTGGGTAGCAAGTCGGAGCTGTTCGACGCGCTTCCCCGCCGCCACAGGGACATGAaagactccggttaggtccaaAATTAGTTGAGCTACACCAATAAATATGCGTGAATAAACCTTCGCATCATTTAAGTAGAATGAGCCTCACGAAAGTTAACAGTCAACCTATTCAGACTAATTCGATTTTGTGCCAAATACCCTGTTTTATATCTATTCAATTTTATAGAATCACATAAAagtatattctattctattcacataattttattgtataaattcCTCACTTACACTAATGAAGATCGAAAAgctattattattctaaattagtttaaaacCTTTAagactattaatttatttgacatttatcgatttatttttggtattatgACTTATTTATTCTGATCTTAAAATAGTgttactcaaaaaaatattaaataaaatacttcacaCAAGGACagtgaaaaagaaacattttgacCAGTACTTTTTGTTAGCTCAAGTGATGATCAAGATTGTGTAAGAAGAACAGTTGAAACAAATTTCCGTCACACGAACTTTGGTGTCTTCTGAAGGCCTACCTCTTAAAGAAAATCAATCGCAGGTGTGTAAGAGAGACAGAGCTCTACGCAATGTACGTATAGCTaagtctcgcttttacaacttTTAAAGGTAGGCTCATGGATCCAGTTGGTCTTGACGTTAACCCGTGTAGCTTTATCATGATGCCTTGTCTAATTTAGGcaaattgattgaaattttgattaaatacttaAACCAGTTGTAATACACGCCTCCACTAGTTTATATGTGCTTAAAAAAGGAACTCATCTTATAATAGAGAATCTTCATCTTAATGTGTCttaatacaaacacatattatatGTCATTTATCACGTTCTATCCTTATATAAACAGATTTTGACGATAAGACACCAAGATTATCAActgttttaagtacctaaacaagaGAAGTATAGTACTGTCCACTTGCTCAAATCTCAATACTCCCCACTCGCTTTCTGAAAGAAAGATCACCAGTACTCTAAGACTTAACGAAAGACTAACAACCGCGAATAGTCTGACAGGTGATTATCGGATTAGGGTTGATCAATCTTTGAGATACGATTGGTTACAAAATAATCTCAAATAGGCcgtccaaaatattttattatgataatataataatgcacATATATTTTGTCTATATTAGTTGTGCCATTAGGTTAATAACACCTCTGTATTATGTTCTGTGTATtcttagttattataatttgaattgttttatttattgtttgttttttgtggAAAGTCCTACCAAATGAATGAAATTACGACATCATCTGTCCAGCCTTTTCTCAACAATATTGCGGTCTGATTCCACTTTAGCTAGATAAAGCTAGGTAta
This is a stretch of genomic DNA from Trichoplusia ni isolate ovarian cell line Hi5 chromosome 6, tn1, whole genome shotgun sequence. It encodes these proteins:
- the LOC113494766 gene encoding uncharacterized protein LOC113494766 encodes the protein MKLNLFKRSMIFATFFGSCLCIALIVASLGTTHWIDARARRTSNPLESEGRISFGLFEGRKELNPGYGLRVRDFSVKAGTHPSRRWAWCGTAALLAASLLSAGGACVLAALGSAARARCPPRPLLVSNSLAVLFSLGAIAVWLTEYFLRLQHNVMSDEDLANTWTSDETADLGLSFWLVVAASIAAFVNNICILIAMADGRDIDTIAPALEEKVNGAIMLY